One Pirellulales bacterium DNA window includes the following coding sequences:
- the larE gene encoding ATP-dependent sacrificial sulfur transferase LarE, which translates to MSLDPRKRDRLLELLGEYDNCAVAFSGGVDSAVVAKAAQLALGGRAVAVTAVSPSLAAGELEAARQLAARIGIRHEVIHTDEFSNANYAANPANRCYFCKTELYSRMEQILPRLGMTVIANGANLDDVGDWRPGMVAAGEHLVRSPLLECGLAKTEVRELAAEWQLPVWDKPASPCLSSRVAYGEEVTPQRLQMIDRAEQLLRSLGLRTVRVRYHRGDLARLEVPLEAIARLAEPETREQLTGQLKYFGFKYVTLDLEGFRSGSQNEANVGQAPAPQLVAITLT; encoded by the coding sequence ATGTCCTTAGACCCTCGAAAACGCGACCGATTGCTCGAATTACTCGGCGAATATGACAATTGCGCCGTGGCGTTTTCCGGCGGTGTAGACAGCGCAGTGGTGGCCAAAGCTGCGCAACTGGCGCTGGGCGGTCGCGCCGTGGCCGTGACGGCGGTTAGCCCAAGTCTGGCGGCAGGCGAACTGGAGGCTGCGCGGCAATTGGCCGCACGAATCGGGATTCGGCATGAGGTCATCCACACCGATGAATTCAGCAACGCCAATTATGCCGCCAACCCCGCGAATCGGTGTTATTTTTGCAAGACGGAACTATATTCTCGGATGGAGCAGATTTTGCCGCGACTTGGCATGACGGTGATTGCCAACGGTGCGAATCTCGACGATGTCGGCGACTGGCGACCCGGCATGGTGGCGGCCGGCGAACATCTCGTTCGCAGCCCGCTGCTGGAGTGCGGCCTTGCAAAGACCGAGGTTCGAGAGCTAGCCGCCGAGTGGCAATTGCCTGTGTGGGACAAACCAGCATCGCCGTGCCTTTCCAGCCGTGTGGCGTACGGCGAAGAAGTGACGCCCCAGCGGCTGCAGATGATCGACCGAGCCGAGCAATTACTTCGTTCGCTGGGCCTGCGAACGGTTCGAGTGCGCTACCACCGTGGCGACCTCGCTCGGCTGGAAGTGCCTCTTGAGGCAATCGCTCGACTTGCCGAACCGGAAACGCGGGAACAACTAACGGGTCAGCTCAAGTATTTCGGCTTTAAGTATGTCACACTCGACCTCGAAGGGTTCCGCTCGGGGAGCCAAAACGAGGCAAACGTAGGGCAAGCACCCGCCCCGCAGTTGGTTGCGATCACGCTGACTTAA